One part of the Arabidopsis thaliana chromosome 4, partial sequence genome encodes these proteins:
- a CDS encoding transmembrane protein, putative (DUF1218), with protein MWIFECRDPSYTAFKYGLAACILLVLAHVTANFLGGCLCVASRQDLEKSSANKQLAVASLIFTWIILAIAFSMLIVGTMANSRSRKNCGISHHRVLSIGGILCFVHGLFAVAYYISATASTREQTSAGHA; from the exons ATGTGGATATTCGAGTGTAGAGACCCGAGTTACACAGCCTTCAAGTACGGTTTAGCTGCGTGCATCCTTTTGGTGTTAGCCCATGTAACGGCTAATTTTCTTGGTGGGTGTCTCTGTGTTGCCTCAAGACAAGACCTTGAAAAATCCTCTGCCAATAAACAGCTCGCTGTGGCTTCTCTGATATTCACGTG GATCATATTGGCGATTGCATTTTCGATGTTGATAGTAGGGACGATGGCAAACTCAAGATCGAGAAAAAACTGTGGGATATCACACCATCGGGTTCTGTCCATAGGAGGGATCCTCTGTTTCGTTCACGGCCTCTTTGCTGTTGCTTATTACATCTCTGCAACTGCTTCAACACGAGAACAGACAAGCGCAGGCCACGCTTGA
- the HSA32 gene encoding Aldolase-type TIM barrel family protein (HEAT-STRESS-ASSOCIATED 32 (HSA32); FUNCTIONS IN: catalytic activity; INVOLVED IN: response to heat, heat acclimation; LOCATED IN: cellular_component unknown; EXPRESSED IN: male gametophyte, pollen tube; EXPRESSED DURING: M germinated pollen stage; CONTAINS InterPro DOMAIN/s: Aldolase-type TIM barrel (InterPro:IPR013785), (2R)-phospho-3-sulpholactate synthase, ComA (InterPro:IPR003830), Peptidase S8, subtilisin-related (InterPro:IPR015500); Has 279 Blast hits to 279 proteins in 109 species: Archae - 46; Bacteria - 111; Metazoa - 0; Fungi - 36; Plants - 41; Viruses - 0; Other Eukaryotes - 45 (source: NCBI BLink).), which yields MAAYYRWKSFEENEDRPEKPRRYGVTEMRGPHYSVLSQNLLQEIFESMGQFVDGLKFSGGSNSLIPKSFIKQAIEMAHEHGVYVSTGDWAEHMLRSGPSAFKDYVEECKQLGFDTIELNANLLEVPEETLLRYVRLIKNGGLRAKPMFAVKFNKSDIPGRNRAFGSYVVPEPRSSEFVEDIDLLIRKAERCLEAGADTIMIDADDVCKYADSLRADIIAKVIGRLGIEKTMFEASDAKLVEWFIKRYGPNVNLYVDHSQIMDLECLRGRHLGKDHQSVLSSSYFLF from the exons ATGGCGGCTTACTACAGATGGAAGAGTTTCGAGGAGAACGAAGATCGTCCAGAGAAGCCTCGCCGTTACGGTGTTACGGAGATGCGAGGTCCTCATTACTCCGTTCTCAGCCAGAACCTTCTTCAG GAAATTTTTGAATCGATGGGACAGTTTGTTGATGGGTTAAAGTTCTCTGGAGGATCCAACAGTTTGATTCCAAAATCattcatcaaacaagctaTTGAAATGGCTCATGAACATGGTGTTTATGTTAGCACTGGTGATTGGGCTGAACATATGCTTCGTAGTGGTCCTTCAGCTTTCAAAGACTATGTGGAG GAGTGTAAGCAGTTGGGGTTTGACACTATTGAGCTGAATGCAAATTTGCTTGAAGTTCCTGAGGAAACTCTTCTACGATATGTACGTTTGATTAAGAACGGTGGTCTCAGAGCCAAACCAATGTTTGCTGTGAAATTCAACAAGTCTGATATTCCTGGTAGGAATAGAGCATTTGGTTCCTATGTTGTTCCAGAACCTCGGTCAAGCG AGTTTGTGGAGGACATAGATCTCTTGATCAGAAAGGCTGAACGGTGTTTAGAAGCCGGGGCAGACACTATTATGATAGATGCGGATGATGTCTGCAAATACGCGGATTCCCTTCGAGCAGACATAATTGCTAAAGTCATAGGACGTTTGGGAATAGAGAAGACTATGTTTGAAGCATCTGATGCGAAGTTGGTTGAGTGGTTCATCAAACGTTATGGTCCAAAT GTGAATCTCTATGTGGATCATTCTCAGATTATGGATCTCGAGTGCCTCCGTGGTCGTCATCTGGGTAAAGATCACCAATCTGTTCTCAGTTCCTCCTACTTCTTGTTTTAA
- a CDS encoding Subtilase family protein (Subtilase family protein; FUNCTIONS IN: identical protein binding, serine-type endopeptidase activity; INVOLVED IN: proteolysis, pollen tube growth; LOCATED IN: endomembrane system; EXPRESSED IN: pollen tube; EXPRESSED DURING: M germinated pollen stage; CONTAINS InterPro DOMAIN/s: Peptidase S8/S53, subtilisin/kexin/sedolisin (InterPro:IPR000209), Proteinase inhibitor I9, subtilisin propeptide (InterPro:IPR010259), Peptidase S8/S53, subtilisin, active site (InterPro:IPR022398), Peptidase S8, subtilisin-related (InterPro:IPR015500); BEST Arabidopsis thaliana protein match is: Subtilase family protein (TAIR:AT4G10550.3); Has 30201 Blast hits to 17322 proteins in 780 species: Archae - 12; Bacteria - 1396; Metazoa - 17338; Fungi - 3422; Plants - 5037; Viruses - 0; Other Eukaryotes - 2996 (source: NCBI BLink).), whose translation MIQTLKTDSSFRLCFAAIAFGFVFIMNGKLSSGTTPHEADPPQASNLALSPEAAPPDTAMDDASGINFGPLPPFVPEFPVYIFYLGERKHDDPNLVTQSHLEILKSVLGSEEATNKSMVYSYHHGFSGFAAKLKPAEAEKLKKHPEVIILLENRKLGLQTTRTWDYLGQFSTPTSSKSLLHETNMGSGAIIGVIDSGIWSESGSFDDDGYGPIPKHWKGQCVSADQFSPADCNKKLIGAKYYIDGLNADLETSINSTTEYLSPRDHNGHGTQVSSTAAGSFVSNMTLLGLSSGSIMRGGAPKAHIAMYKACWDVEGGMCSVADVWKAFDEAIHDGVDVLSVSVGGSALKTLDVEIDIAIPALHAVNKGIPVVSPAGNEGSRSSSVINVSPWILTVAATTLDRSFSTLITLENNKTYLGQSLYTGPEISFTDVICTGDHSNVDQITKGKVIMHFSMGPVRPLTPDVVQKNGGIGLIYVRNPGDSRVECPVNFPCIYLDMEVGSELYTYIQTRSSMKIKISPYKTIIGESVASKVAKSSARGPSSFSPAILKPDIAAPGLTLLTPRIPTDEDTREFVYSGTSMATPVIAGIVALLKISHPNWSPAVIKSALVTTAMKTDPYGERLTVDGGNYKVADAFDYGGGLVNLEKATDPGLVYDMDINDYTHYLCSQTLYTDKKVSALTGNVNNKCPSSSSSILDLNVPSITIPDLKGTVNVTRTVTNVGRVKSVYKPVIEAPFGFNVVVSPKKLKFNKTRNKLAFTVTVSPGSHRVNTAFYFGSLTWSDKVHNVTIPISLRTRFIDNFFL comes from the exons ATGattcaaactttgaaaacGGATAGTTCTTTTAGATTGTGCTTTGCAGCTATAgcatttggttttgtgtttataatGAATGGAAAGCTAAGCTCTGGAACAACACCCCACGAGGCCGATCCTCCTCAGGCATCAAACTTGGCATTGTCTCCAGAGGCTGCTCCTCCAGACACTGCTATGGACGATGCCTCTGGTATAAATTTTGGACCTCTCCCACCATTTGTCCCCGAGTTCCCG gtttatatattttacttggGGGAAAGGAAACACGATGATCCTAATTTGGTGACTCAATCACATCTTGAAATCCTGAAATCGGTTCTTGGAAG CGAAGAAGCAACCAATAAGTCAATGGTCTACAGTTATCACCATGGGTTTTCTGGCTTTGCAGCTAAGCTCAAACCGGCCGAGGCAGAGAAATTGAAGA AGCATCCTGAAGTTATTATTCTTCTGGAAAACCGAAAACTTGGGTTGCAAACGACACGGACATGGGATTACTTAGGCCAATTTTCAACTCCAACTTCTTCTAAAAGTCTTCTACATGAGACCAACATGGGCAGTGGTGCTATTATTGGTGTTATTGACTCTG GTATATGGTCAGAATCAGGCTCCTTTGACGATGATGGATATGGACCAATACCAAAACATTGGAAAGGACAATGTGTATCTGCAGACCAGTTCAGTCCTGCAGATTGCAACAAAAAGCTTATTGGAGCTAAATACTACATTGATGGTCTTAATGCAGATCTGGAAACAAGTATTAACAGTACTACAGAATATCTATCTCCTAGAGATCATAATGGCCACGGGACTCAAGTATCATCCACGGCAGCTGGTTCCTTCGTTTCTAACATGACTTTGCTTGGTCTCTCCTCTGGGTCAATCATGAGAGGTGGCGCTCCAAAGGCGCACATAGCTATGTATAAAGCATGTTGGGATGTGGAAGGAGGGATGTGTTCAGTTGCTGATGTCTGGAAAGCTTTTGATGAAGCCATTCACGATGGTGTTGATGTTTTGTCGGTTTCCGTCGGCGGCTCGGCCCTGAAAACACTTGATGTTGAAATCGACATCGCAATTCCAGCATTACACGCAGTGAATAAAGGTATTCCTGTTGTTTCTCCAGCTGGTAACGAAGGATCCCGCTCTTCATCGGTTATTAACGTTTCTCCATGGATATTAACCGTGGCTGCGACTACCCTTGACCGGTCTTTCTCCACATTGATCACACtcgaaaacaataaaacatatcTG GGTCAGAGTCTGTACACAGGACCAGAAATTAGCTTCACAGATGTGATTTGTACTGGTGATCATAGTAATGTTGATCAAATTACAAAGGGTAAAGTTATAATGCACTTCTCGATGGGTCCCGTTCGTCCGCTGACACCGGATGTTGTTCAGAAAAACGGTGGTATCGGTCTAATTTATGTGAGAAATCCGGGTGATAGTAGAGTTGAATGTCCCGTAAACTTTCCTTGTATCTACTTGGATATGGAAGTTGGATCCGAGCTATACACCTACATCCAAACTAGGAG CTCAATGAAAATTAAGATAAGCCCATACAAGACAATAATTGGCGAAAGTGTAGCAAGTAAAGTCGCAAAGTCATCGGCAAGAGGGCCTAGTTCATTTTCACCTGCCATTCTTaag CCGGATATAGCAGCTCCGGGTTTGACCTTGCTAACACCTAGAATACCAACAGACGAAGACACCAGAGAATTCGTTTACTCAGGAACATCAATGGCAACTCCGGTTATTGCAGGAATCGTAGCACTCCTCAAGATATCGCATCCTAATTGGTCTCCTGCTGTAATCAAATCAGCTCTTGTCACAACag CAATGAAAACTGATCCATACGGCGAGCGTCTGACTGTAGATGGAGGGAACTATAAGGTAGCCGATGCATTCGATTACGGAGGAGGTCTTGTGAATCTGGAGAAAGCCACAGATCCCGGTCTTGTATACGACATGGACATCAATGATTACACACATTACTTATGTTCTCAAACTCTTTACACAGACAAGAAGGTTTCTGCTCTAACCGGAAACGTCAATAACAAGTGCCCGAGCTCAAGTTCATCGATTCTTGACCTCAATGTACCGTCCATTACAATCCCAGACCTCAAGGGAACAGTCAATGTGACCCGAACTGTGACCAACGTTGGACGTGTCAAATCGGTTTATAAGCCTGTGATAGAGGCTCCATTCGGATTCAATGTCGTGGTTTCGCCAAAGAAGTTGAAgtttaacaaaacaagaaacaagctTGCTTTTACGGTAACTGTGTCTCCAGGCTCACATAGAGTGAACACTGCGTTTTACTTTGGGAGTTTGACTTGGAGTGATAAAGTTCACAATGTCACAATTCCAATCTCTCTAAGGACACGTTTCATCGATAATTTTTTCCTGTAA
- a CDS encoding transmembrane protein, putative (DUF1218) (Protein of unknown function (DUF1218); FUNCTIONS IN: molecular_function unknown; INVOLVED IN: biological_process unknown; LOCATED IN: endomembrane system; EXPRESSED IN: 22 plant structures; EXPRESSED DURING: 13 growth stages; CONTAINS InterPro DOMAIN/s: Protein of unknown function DUF1218 (InterPro:IPR009606); BEST Arabidopsis thaliana protein match is: Protein of unknown function (DUF1218) (TAIR:AT2G32280.1); Has 141 Blast hits to 141 proteins in 13 species: Archae - 0; Bacteria - 0; Metazoa - 0; Fungi - 0; Plants - 141; Viruses - 0; Other Eukaryotes - 0 (source: NCBI BLink).) → MARNVGFFICILILAMDVSAGILGIEAEIAQNKVKHLKMWIFECRDPSYTAFKYGLAACILLVLAHVTANFLGGCLCVASRQDLEKSSANKQLAVASLIFTWIILAIAFSMLIVGTMANSRSRKNCGISHHRVLSIGGILCFVHGLFAVAYYISATASTREQTSAGHA, encoded by the exons ATGGCGAGGAATGTAGGGTTCTTCATCTGCATCTTGATCCTAGCCATGGATGTTTCGGCTGGAATTCTCGGCATTGAAGCCGAAATAGCTCAGAACAAG GTGAAGCATTTGAAGATGTGGATATTCGAGTGTAGAGACCCGAGTTACACAGCCTTCAAGTACGGTTTAGCTGCGTGCATCCTTTTGGTGTTAGCCCATGTAACGGCTAATTTTCTTGGTGGGTGTCTCTGTGTTGCCTCAAGACAAGACCTTGAAAAATCCTCTGCCAATAAACAGCTCGCTGTGGCTTCTCTGATATTCACGTG GATCATATTGGCGATTGCATTTTCGATGTTGATAGTAGGGACGATGGCAAACTCAAGATCGAGAAAAAACTGTGGGATATCACACCATCGGGTTCTGTCCATAGGAGGGATCCTCTGTTTCGTTCACGGCCTCTTTGCTGTTGCTTATTACATCTCTGCAACTGCTTCAACACGAGAACAGACAAGCGCAGGCCACGCTTGA
- a CDS encoding Tetratricopeptide repeat (TPR)-like superfamily protein (Tetratricopeptide repeat (TPR)-like superfamily protein; CONTAINS InterPro DOMAIN/s: Pentatricopeptide repeat (InterPro:IPR002885); BEST Arabidopsis thaliana protein match is: Tetratricopeptide repeat (TPR)-like superfamily protein (TAIR:AT3G63370.1); Has 56339 Blast hits to 14414 proteins in 284 species: Archae - 1; Bacteria - 9; Metazoa - 94; Fungi - 190; Plants - 55188; Viruses - 0; Other Eukaryotes - 857 (source: NCBI BLink).), with product MSISSVAKRFAPAIAPYKKSLPLRNSSRFLEETIPRRLSLLLQACSNPNLLRQGKQVHAFLIVNSISGDSYTDERILGMYAMCGSFSDCGKMFYRLDLRRSSIRPWNSIISSFVRNGLLNQALAFYFKMLCFGVSPDVSTFPCLVKACVALKNFKGIDFLSDTVSSLGMDCNEFVASSLIKAYLEYGKIDVPSKLFDRVLQKDCVIWNVMLNGYAKCGALDSVIKGFSVMRMDQISPNAVTFDCVLSVCASKLLIDLGVQLHGLVVVSGVDFEGSIKNSLLSMYSKCGRFDDASKLFRMMSRADTVTWNCMISGYVQSGLMEESLTFFYEMISSGVLPDAITFSSLLPSVSKFENLEYCKQIHCYIMRHSISLDIFLTSALIDAYFKCRGVSMAQNIFSQCNSVDVVVFTAMISGYLHNGLYIDSLEMFRWLVKVKISPNEITLVSILPVIGILLALKLGRELHGFIIKKGFDNRCNIGCAVIDMYAKCGRMNLAYEIFERLSKRDIVSWNSMITRCAQSDNPSAAIDIFRQMGVSGICYDCVSISAALSACANLPSESFGKAIHGFMIKHSLASDVYSESTLIDMYAKCGNLKAAMNVFKTMKEKNIVSWNSIIAACGNHGKLKDSLCLFHEMVEKSGIRPDQITFLEIISSCCHVGDVDEGVRFFRSMTEDYGIQPQQEHYACVVDLFGRAGRLTEAYETVKSMPFPPDAGVWGTLLGACRLHKNVELAEVASSKLMDLDPSNSGYYVLISNAHANAREWESVTKVRSLMKEREVQKIPGYSWIEINKRTHLFVSGDVNHPESSHIYSLLNSLLGELRLEGYIPQPYLPLHPESSRKVYPVSRFIEKEMRDPDKV from the coding sequence ATGAGTATCTCCTCAGTCGCTAAGCGCTTCGCGCCAGCAATCGCTCCGTACAAAAAATCCCTTCCATTGAGAAATTCGTCTCGATTTCTCGAAGAAACTATCCCTCGTCGACTTAGTTTACTTCTACAAGCTTGCTCTAACCCAAATCTTCTTCGACAAGGTAAGCAAGTTCACGCCTTTCTAATCGTAAACAGCATTTCCGGTGATAGCTATACCGATGAGAGGATCTTGGGGATGTATGCAATGTGTGGTAGCTTTTCAGATTGTGGTAAAATGTTTTACAGACTAGATTTAAGGCGTAGTAGCATCAGGCCATGGAATTCGATTATCAGCAGTTTTGTTCGAAATGGTTTGTTGAATCAAGCTTTGGCATTTTACTTCAAGATGCTCTGTTTTGGAGTTAGTCCTGATGTATCTACGTTTCCTTGTCTCGTTAAAGCTTGTGTTGCTTTGAAGAATTTTAAAGGGATTGACTTTCTTTCTGATACGGTTTCTTCTCTTGGGATGGATTGTAATGAGTTTGTGGCGAGTTCTTTGATCAAAGCTTATCTTGAGTATGGAAAGATCGATGTGCCGAGTAAATTGTTTGATAGAGTTCTTCAGAAAGATTGTGTTATATGGAATGTAATGCTTAATGGGTATGCAAAGTGTGGAGCTTTGGATAGTGTTATAAAAGGGTTTAGTGTAATGAGGATGGATCAGATTAGTCCTAATGCTGTCACCTTTGATTGCGTTTTATCGGTGTGTGCATCTAAGTTGTTGATTGATCTCGGAGTTCAGCTTCATGGTCTAGTGGTTGTTTCTGGGGTTGATTTTGAAGGCTCTATCAAAAACTCACTTTTATCTATGTATTCAAAATGTGGTCGTTTTGATGATGCGTCTAAGTTGTTTCGGATGATGTCTCGTGCTGATACTGTGACGTGGAATTGCATGATATCTGGATATGTTCAGAGTGGATTAATGGAAGAAAGCTTAACCTTTTTCTATGAGATGATTTCTTCAGGTGTCTTGCCTGATGCTATCACATTTTCTAGTTTGCTTCCATCAGTTTCTAAGTTTGAAAACCTTGAGTATTGTAAGCAAATTCATTGCTATATTATGAGACATAGCATATCGTTGGATATCTTCTTAACTAGTGCTCTTATTGATGCCTATTTTAAGTGTAGGGGTGTTTCTATGgcacaaaatattttcagtcAGTGTAACTCAGTTGATGTTGTAGTGTTCACGGCGATGATCTCTGGTTATTTGCATAATGGCTTATACATTGATTCTCTGGAGATGTTTAGGTGGCTTGTTAAGGTAAAAATCAGTCCAAATGAGATAACTCTGGTGTCTATTTTACCTGTAATTGGTATTTTGTTGGCATTGAAACTCGGGAGGGAACTTCATGGTTTCATCATCAAGAAAGGTTTCGATAATAGGTGCAATATTGGATGTGCTGTTATCGACATGTATGCTAAGTGTGGGAGAATGAATCTTGCTTATGAGATTTTTGAGAGACTCTCCAAGAGGGATATTGTTTCGTGGAATTCAATGATCACACGTTGTGCCCAGAGCGATAATCCTAGTGCGGCTATTGATATTTTCCGTCAAATGGGAGTTTCAGGAATCTGTTATGATTGTGTTAGTATTTCAGCTGCTCTCTCTGCTTGTGCAAACTTACCTTCAGAAAGTTTTGGCAAAGCTATTCACGGTTTCATGATAAAGCATTCACTTGCTTCGGATGTATATAGTGAAAGCACATTGATAGACATGTATGCTAAGTGTGGAAACCTGAAAGCTGCCATGAATGTGTTTAAGAcgatgaaagaaaagaacattgTTTCATGGAATAGCATCATTGCTGCATGTGGAAACCACGGGAAGCTAAAAGATTCCCTCTGTTTATTTCATGAAATGGTTGAAAAAAGCGGAATCCGGCCTGATCAAATCACATTTCTTGAGATAATATCTTCTTGTTGTCATGTTGGAGATGTTGATGAAGGAGTCCGCTTCTTCAGATCCATGACTGAGGATTATGGAATCCAACCGCAGCAGGAGCATTACGCTTGCGTTGTGGATCTGTTTGGACGAGCTGGTCGGTTAACGGAAGCTTATGAAACTGTTAAGAGCATGCCGTTTCCTCCAGATGCAGGAGTTTGGGGAACATTACTTGGAGCCTGTCGGCTTCACAAGAATGTCGAACTTGCTGAAGTTGCTTCAAGCAAGTTAATGGATTTGGATCCCTCGAATTCTGGTTACTATGTGTTGATTTCGAATGCGCATGCTAATGCCAGGGAATGGGAAAGTGTGACGAAAGTACGGAGTttaatgaaagagagagaagttcAGAAAATTCCTGGTTATAGTTGGAtagaaatcaacaaaagaactcatttgtttgtttctggcGATGTAAATCATCCCGAGTCTTCACATATCTATTCTTTGCTAAATTCGCTTCTCGGAGAGCTGAGGCTAGAAGGATATATTCCACAGCCTTACCTTCCATTGCACCCAGAGTCATCGAGAAAAGTATATCCGGTTTCAAGATTCATTGAGAAAGAAATGAGAGATCCAGACAAAGTATAG